The DNA window CCGCTTATCGTCCTTGACGGCTTCAGCCTGACGATCGGAAGAACCTTCGCAATGGCGTCCGGAGGGGTCCTGCTGAGTATCTCCGAATTTGCAGGAATGTCGTTCATGCTGTACTTTCTGCAGAGCTGGACCTTTCTCCTCTCTAATTCTGTGGCATCTACGATCCTGTCAGTCTTGATTTCCTCTATCAGTTCGCTGTAGTAATCCACACTGTACAATCATGCGCCAGAGTATAATAAAACTTTGATGAGCTATTCTCCTTTGGATTGAGAATGGATTATTTTGCACTACTGTCGGCATGTATGGATTGAGGGTAGCGGCAGCCGGGAGTGCACCATCGCATTCCGTATCCTCTCCGGATTCCTCTTCAGCCTGCTCATGACACCCTTCACTCTGGCTTTCATCTCTTCTACTGTATCGGGACACCAGTTCGAGAGTTCCTGATACTTGAGTACATTCCATATCTGCTCGTCCGGGTTGAGTTCTGGCGCATATGCAGGGAATCTCCTTGTGTAGAGTCGTTTCCTGTTTTCATAGAGAAACTGTTTCACGTCGACACGTCTGTGGGGACCGCCGTTGTCCCACAGCAGCACTATGTTGCCG is part of the Candidatus Sysuiplasma acidicola genome and encodes:
- a CDS encoding transposase, coding for GNIVLLWDNGGPHRRVDVKQFLYENRKRLYTRRFPAYAPELNPDEQIWNVLKYQELSNWCPDTVEEMKARVKGVMSRLKRNPERIRNAMVHSRLPLPSIHTCRQ